One genomic window of Desmospora activa DSM 45169 includes the following:
- a CDS encoding response regulator transcription factor — MQTEKKIRIVLADDQPFIRNGLRYILDIQSDMQVVGEAATGQEAIDVTLQTVPDMVLMDIRMPDGTGIMATKSIVESLPKTKVILLTTFDVEKYVFDGIRAGAVGYLLKDTDTEEMLTGLRSIYRGATLFNSTTANRALQQILNPDVNLSDQTEKVRLLDTLTARETEVLQLLAYGKRNHEIAQILCITEGTTKTHIHRIIQKLGAKDRTQAVVMGIRMKLVK; from the coding sequence ATGCAAACCGAGAAGAAAATTCGAATCGTGCTTGCAGATGATCAGCCTTTTATTCGAAATGGATTGCGTTACATTTTGGACATCCAATCTGATATGCAAGTAGTGGGCGAAGCTGCGACCGGCCAGGAAGCGATTGACGTAACTTTGCAAACCGTCCCCGATATGGTTTTAATGGATATCCGCATGCCAGACGGTACTGGGATCATGGCAACAAAATCGATCGTGGAATCGTTACCCAAAACAAAAGTGATCCTCCTAACCACTTTTGATGTGGAAAAATATGTATTCGATGGAATTCGTGCAGGGGCTGTCGGTTATTTATTGAAGGACACCGATACCGAGGAAATGCTGACGGGCTTACGTTCGATTTACCGCGGGGCGACGCTATTCAACAGCACCACCGCCAACCGCGCCCTCCAACAAATATTGAACCCCGATGTGAACCTGTCTGATCAAACTGAAAAAGTACGTCTCCTCGACACATTGACAGCGCGTGAAACCGAAGTGTTACAGTTGTTGGCTTACGGTAAACGGAATCATGAGATTGCGCAGATTTTATGCATTACCGAAGGTACAACCAAAACACACATCCACCGTATCATTCAAAAATTAGGGGCCAAGGACCGCACACAAGCAGTCGTCATGGGAATTCGGATGAAGCTTGTGAAATAA
- a CDS encoding sensor histidine kinase — protein sequence MKKSIFHSRGFDGVHLTFIILLFVLFLPDNPFQDIPVLLIHFSFMVGYLFIIVRHQSWWNQKRYIFVVCTLAIVVGIIRLIFPDYPDHRIFWPLLYLLGIAEPKWSHTTNPLAVITVMLIFVMMMIDQLSVGALFAAVLMYFAVRNQSLLRLAHQTNQKQLAQLNAAYSELQQTSIQAMGYAALTERTRLAREIHDGLGHQMTSLIVQLQALKLMIPNDPVTATNNVDELLKVARTGMEEVRLAVREWSEDEKGLGPIALKGLVSQVKANSRLQMKYKEIGPLSEWPVERSVILYRVLQEALTNILKHADANQVHIYLEEKNKHVKLIISDDGHFSSEKTLTIGFGLGGMMERCKAVGGSIQFTPNSPHGLKIEAVIPLES from the coding sequence ATGAAAAAATCCATCTTTCACTCGCGCGGTTTCGATGGTGTCCATCTCACCTTTATCATTCTCTTGTTTGTTTTGTTTCTTCCTGACAATCCGTTTCAAGATATCCCCGTTCTCCTTATTCACTTCAGCTTTATGGTCGGTTACCTTTTCATCATAGTAAGGCACCAATCATGGTGGAATCAGAAGCGATATATTTTTGTCGTTTGCACCCTTGCCATCGTGGTGGGTATCATTCGCTTGATATTCCCGGACTACCCGGATCATCGCATTTTCTGGCCGCTGTTATATCTACTGGGTATAGCAGAGCCTAAGTGGAGCCACACAACCAATCCCCTCGCGGTAATCACGGTGATGCTCATTTTTGTCATGATGATGATCGACCAGCTTTCTGTAGGTGCGCTGTTTGCCGCTGTCTTGATGTATTTCGCCGTTAGAAACCAAAGCTTGCTTCGTCTTGCCCATCAAACGAATCAAAAACAGCTTGCGCAATTAAATGCAGCCTATTCGGAATTGCAACAAACCTCGATCCAGGCGATGGGCTATGCAGCGTTGACGGAACGGACCAGACTGGCACGTGAAATTCACGATGGGCTTGGACATCAGATGACCTCACTCATTGTGCAACTACAAGCCTTGAAGCTGATGATTCCAAACGATCCAGTCACCGCTACAAACAATGTCGATGAACTGCTGAAAGTCGCTCGCACAGGCATGGAGGAAGTACGGCTTGCTGTAAGAGAATGGTCAGAAGATGAAAAAGGCCTTGGCCCGATTGCGCTGAAAGGTCTGGTATCCCAGGTAAAGGCCAATTCACGCTTACAAATGAAATACAAAGAAATCGGCCCCCTCAGTGAGTGGCCGGTAGAACGGAGTGTTATCCTTTATCGAGTCTTGCAAGAGGCGCTAACCAATATCCTTAAACATGCAGATGCGAACCAGGTTCACATTTATTTGGAAGAGAAAAATAAACATGTGAAGTTGATCATCAGCGATGACGGACATTTCAGTAGTGAAAAGACGTTAACGATTGGATTTGGTTTAGGCGGAATGATGGAACGATGCAAAGCAGTCGGCGGAAGCATTCAATTTACGCCAAATTCGCCACATGGCTTAAAGATAGAAGCCGTTATTCCACTTGAATCCTAG
- the nikA gene encoding nickel ABC transporter substrate-binding protein — protein sequence MKREYKLGLVLLLSIVVLTACSVGSGDERGGEKEVNLLFNFATHSLDPNVDSSYVPLRAGVTETLVRLNDEKLEIEPWLAESWDSEDGKEWTIQLRDGVTFHNGKPMDGKAVKASLERAMNDNVAIKNALRIESIEVDGNTLHIKTKGYFPEFPSELVSPYTSIIDVTETDFVNRPIGTGPFAVTSFTPGSVVKLKRYDDYWDGPAKLKSAQFSFNEDANARSLALESGSADIVFRPEVESVPHLEELEGITVESTSTFRVHQLTMNLQRKALQDVNVRKAVDALLDRQSIVDTILHGHAEVAEGPFMPSFSFAPDYSKKERGPEAARTYLKKAGYTEKNGVMQKDGKPLRFTLLTYGSRADLPLIAQVFQSDAKKLGIQVEIRQIEIPEEYMAANRDWDLTTYSNLTAPRGDAGYYLNATYHPDGALNFSGADDDKLTALLDELNVTVDPKERALLSEEIAQYVDQKVLNSFVLYPHTLVAYNADKVKNWVTTRSEYYMLTNELDVN from the coding sequence ATGAAAAGAGAATACAAATTAGGGTTGGTTCTACTTCTATCGATTGTTGTTTTAACCGCTTGCTCTGTTGGCTCTGGTGACGAACGAGGGGGAGAGAAAGAGGTAAACCTCCTTTTTAATTTTGCGACCCATTCACTCGATCCCAATGTGGATTCCAGCTATGTACCGTTACGTGCCGGGGTTACGGAAACTTTGGTTCGTTTGAATGATGAAAAGTTGGAAATTGAGCCGTGGCTGGCGGAAAGCTGGGACAGTGAGGACGGGAAAGAGTGGACGATTCAGCTGCGGGATGGGGTTACCTTTCATAACGGAAAGCCGATGGATGGAAAAGCGGTAAAAGCATCACTGGAGCGGGCGATGAATGATAATGTCGCCATCAAAAATGCACTGCGGATTGAGTCGATCGAAGTGGATGGAAATACGCTACATATCAAAACAAAAGGGTATTTTCCGGAATTTCCGTCTGAATTGGTTAGTCCCTATACTTCGATTATCGATGTAACGGAGACGGATTTTGTCAATCGGCCGATTGGGACGGGGCCTTTTGCGGTTACGTCTTTTACACCAGGCAGTGTGGTAAAGCTGAAACGTTATGACGATTATTGGGATGGTCCAGCAAAGCTGAAATCTGCACAATTTTCCTTTAATGAAGATGCTAATGCCCGCTCTCTTGCGTTGGAATCCGGTAGCGCCGATATTGTCTTTCGACCGGAGGTGGAGAGCGTTCCCCATCTGGAGGAGCTGGAGGGGATCACGGTAGAGTCCACCTCTACTTTTCGTGTACACCAGTTGACAATGAACCTCCAACGAAAAGCGTTGCAAGATGTCAATGTGCGTAAGGCGGTAGACGCTTTATTGGATCGGCAATCGATTGTGGATACGATTTTACACGGACATGCGGAAGTGGCAGAAGGGCCATTTATGCCTTCATTCTCCTTTGCACCGGACTATTCGAAGAAAGAGCGCGGACCGGAAGCGGCACGAACCTATCTGAAGAAGGCGGGATACACGGAAAAGAACGGGGTGATGCAAAAAGACGGGAAGCCGCTTCGTTTTACCTTGCTTACCTATGGTTCCCGTGCGGATTTGCCGCTGATTGCGCAAGTGTTTCAATCGGATGCGAAAAAACTGGGCATCCAAGTGGAGATTCGTCAGATTGAAATTCCAGAGGAGTATATGGCCGCCAATCGAGACTGGGATTTAACTACGTATAGTAATTTGACGGCGCCGCGCGGGGATGCAGGTTATTATCTAAACGCAACATACCATCCGGACGGAGCCTTAAACTTTAGCGGTGCCGATGATGATAAATTGACCGCTCTCTTGGACGAGTTAAATGTAACCGTCGATCCGAAGGAGCGAGCATTGCTGTCGGAAGAAATCGCTCAATATGTGGATCAAAAAGTGCTTAATTCATTTGTGTTATATCCCCATACCTTGGTGGCCTATAACGCGGATAAAGTGAAAAACTGGGTGACGACCCGCAGTGAGTACTATATGTTGACGAATGAGTTGGATGTGAACTAA